Proteins encoded together in one Candidatus Acidiferrales bacterium window:
- a CDS encoding dehydrogenase E1 component subunit alpha/beta, giving the protein MPPLERKMKSPVGQIEKANGNEILTAEFGRGTVTMDRLIDAYRLMLLARRLDEKELALLKQGKAFFHISSSGHEAIQIACAMSLKSGYDWAYPYYRGLAFALGIGHTPEEIMLMQLHRAEDVMTGGRQMPGHYGKPSLNIPTQSSPTGTQFLQAVGTALGCVRRGKDQVVYVSSGEGATSEGEFAEALNWSAREKLPVLFCIEDNHYAISVPEWQQTVGGSVYEVVRGYANLERMKIDGTDFVESYEAAQRAIARARRGEGPTVIVADVVRLRSHSSSDDDRKYRPKEEIEKDHARDPVLIMEAHLVENKILTQSEVESIHNEIKKRVDDAADWAESRPVPDASSAVLNVYAPAETYSSFEYEKTTPSGKPIVMVDAINHGLHEEMAKDPKMLIWGEDVEDGKGGVFTATKGLSTKFGRERVFNSQLAEASIIGAAFGASVRGFKPVVEIQFADYIFPAMMQIKNEVAMMRYRSNNTWGCPMVIRVPVGGYIRGGHYHSQNIESIFAHCPGIYIAFPSTAADAKGLLKSAIRMEDPVLFLEHKALYRQSYAMSPEPDEEYLLPFGKASVRREGKDATIITYGATVYFALNAAKKMSDSGIEIEVVDLRTIVPLDKQAIIQSVKKTNRVLVLSEDTRTNGFAAELCSIIAEEAFEFLDAPVRRITGQDVPVPYSPALEAAVLPSEAQVLKTLEELIAY; this is encoded by the coding sequence ATGCCTCCGCTTGAAAGAAAGATGAAGTCACCGGTTGGACAGATTGAAAAGGCAAACGGGAATGAAATCCTCACCGCTGAGTTCGGAAGGGGAACGGTAACCATGGACCGGCTCATTGACGCCTACAGGCTGATGCTGTTGGCCCGCCGTCTCGACGAGAAAGAGCTGGCACTTTTGAAACAGGGCAAGGCATTCTTTCACATAAGCAGTTCGGGCCACGAAGCAATACAAATTGCCTGTGCCATGTCGTTGAAGTCGGGATATGATTGGGCGTATCCATATTACCGGGGACTGGCATTCGCGCTTGGGATCGGCCACACTCCGGAAGAAATCATGCTTATGCAGCTCCACAGAGCGGAAGATGTTATGACCGGCGGCCGCCAGATGCCGGGACATTACGGCAAACCGTCGTTAAACATTCCCACTCAATCGAGTCCGACGGGCACTCAGTTCTTGCAGGCTGTCGGCACCGCGCTAGGATGCGTGAGAAGAGGTAAAGATCAGGTTGTATATGTTTCTTCCGGAGAAGGTGCTACGAGCGAAGGAGAATTTGCGGAAGCGCTCAACTGGTCGGCGAGAGAAAAACTTCCGGTACTTTTTTGTATTGAAGACAACCATTATGCGATCAGTGTGCCGGAATGGCAGCAGACTGTCGGAGGCTCGGTTTATGAGGTCGTAAGAGGTTATGCGAATCTCGAGCGCATGAAAATAGACGGTACTGACTTCGTCGAGAGTTATGAGGCTGCCCAAAGAGCTATTGCCCGCGCGCGTCGGGGCGAAGGGCCAACCGTTATCGTGGCGGATGTTGTCAGACTCCGCTCTCACTCTTCTTCCGACGACGACAGAAAATACAGGCCGAAGGAAGAAATAGAGAAAGACCATGCAAGAGACCCTGTGCTGATTATGGAAGCACATCTGGTCGAGAACAAGATCCTTACCCAGTCAGAGGTCGAATCGATTCACAACGAGATTAAGAAGCGTGTAGATGATGCGGCCGACTGGGCAGAATCGCGTCCGGTTCCTGATGCATCTTCCGCAGTCCTGAACGTATATGCTCCCGCGGAAACGTATTCTTCATTTGAATACGAGAAAACCACTCCATCAGGTAAACCTATTGTCATGGTGGATGCTATTAACCATGGCCTTCATGAAGAAATGGCAAAGGATCCAAAAATGCTGATCTGGGGCGAGGATGTGGAAGACGGAAAGGGAGGGGTATTCACCGCAACGAAAGGACTCTCGACAAAATTTGGAAGGGAGAGAGTCTTCAATTCGCAGCTGGCGGAAGCGAGCATAATTGGCGCTGCATTCGGTGCTTCCGTGCGGGGGTTCAAACCGGTAGTTGAGATTCAATTCGCGGATTATATTTTTCCCGCGATGATGCAGATCAAGAACGAAGTTGCCATGATGCGGTACCGTTCCAATAATACCTGGGGATGTCCGATGGTGATACGGGTGCCGGTCGGAGGTTATATACGCGGTGGACATTATCACAGTCAAAACATAGAAAGCATATTTGCACACTGCCCTGGAATTTACATTGCTTTCCCATCGACTGCGGCGGATGCTAAAGGTTTGTTGAAGTCCGCGATCAGGATGGAAGATCCGGTTTTGTTTCTCGAACACAAGGCTCTCTATCGTCAAAGTTATGCCATGTCGCCGGAACCGGATGAGGAGTACCTTCTCCCGTTCGGCAAAGCGTCCGTTCGGCGTGAAGGAAAAGACGCAACCATCATTACTTACGGTGCCACCGTCTACTTTGCCTTAAATGCTGCAAAAAAAATGTCGGATAGTGGAATCGAGATCGAAGTCGTAGATCTTCGCACCATAGTGCCGCTCGACAAGCAGGCAATTATACAGAGCGTCAAGAAGACGAACAGAGTCTTGGTGTTGAGCGAAGATACCCGCACCAATGGATTTGCCGCCGAACTCTGCAGCATTATTGCGGAGGAAGCGTTTGAGTTCCTGGATGCTCCGGTAAGGAGAATCACCGGTCAAGATGTTCCTGTTCCTTATAGCCCTGCTCTCGAGGCAGCTGTACTTCCGAGCGAGGCTCAGGTGCTGAAAACTCTTGAAGAATTAATTGCCTATTAG
- a CDS encoding dihydrolipoamide acetyltransferase family protein, which produces MQVEVLMPKMGESITEGKIVKWHKNAGEKIERDEILLEISTDKVDTEIPAVASGMISKIVVREQEIAQVGTVIAYIETEIERMAAGEDDGHLLHDAVTGGAEYSTEPAGSKSEVSGLKHNGRNGDRFYSPLVKNIAKTEGISTDELMKIGGSGAGGRVTKEDLRIYIENKSRKSDGGTRRSEIANMSFDAKRETTFPIDNMRQLIMEHMIKSRDASVHVAAITEVDMTIISNFISKRGEEFEKQEGFKLTFMPFIAHACVRALKDFPLVNSSIEGSNVVQHNYVNLGVAVAIETKGLLVPVIKAADEKSVLGLARAIRDLASRARNKRLTGEDTIGSTFSITNYGVFGNLMGTPIINQPNIAILGVGAVKKRPVVINDAIAIRQMGFLTLSFDHRLVDGALGGQFLEKIVQYLENFDTKQVF; this is translated from the coding sequence ATGCAAGTTGAAGTCTTGATGCCGAAGATGGGTGAGAGCATCACCGAGGGGAAAATTGTGAAATGGCATAAGAATGCCGGCGAGAAAATCGAGAGGGATGAAATTTTGCTGGAGATAAGTACAGATAAGGTCGACACCGAAATTCCCGCTGTTGCCTCGGGTATGATTTCGAAAATTGTGGTGCGCGAGCAAGAAATTGCACAGGTCGGTACGGTTATAGCATATATAGAAACGGAAATTGAAAGGATGGCCGCCGGGGAAGATGACGGCCATTTGCTTCACGATGCAGTGACGGGAGGGGCTGAATACTCGACCGAGCCAGCAGGCTCAAAGTCTGAGGTCTCGGGACTTAAACACAACGGACGTAATGGAGATAGATTCTATTCGCCGCTGGTGAAAAATATTGCGAAGACTGAGGGAATTTCGACAGATGAGTTGATGAAAATTGGCGGAAGCGGCGCGGGAGGACGCGTCACGAAAGAAGATTTGAGAATCTACATTGAAAATAAGAGCAGGAAGTCGGACGGCGGGACTCGGAGATCAGAAATCGCAAACATGAGTTTCGATGCAAAGCGGGAGACAACATTTCCGATAGACAACATGCGTCAGCTCATCATGGAACACATGATCAAGAGCCGTGACGCTTCGGTTCATGTTGCCGCAATCACGGAAGTCGATATGACGATCATATCTAATTTCATTTCGAAACGAGGAGAGGAGTTCGAGAAACAGGAGGGATTCAAACTGACTTTCATGCCATTTATTGCCCACGCTTGTGTGAGAGCCTTGAAGGATTTCCCGTTGGTGAACAGCAGCATAGAGGGATCGAATGTTGTTCAACATAATTATGTGAATCTCGGCGTTGCAGTTGCCATTGAAACAAAGGGGCTACTCGTCCCGGTCATAAAAGCCGCTGATGAAAAAAGTGTGCTCGGGCTGGCGAGGGCGATTCGTGATCTCGCCTCTCGCGCCAGGAACAAAAGACTCACAGGCGAGGACACCATAGGTTCAACATTCTCAATCACTAACTATGGCGTATTTGGGAACCTGATGGGCACCCCGATCATTAATCAACCGAACATCGCTATACTCGGCGTCGGCGCCGTTAAGAAGAGACCAGTTGTCATAAACGATGCGATCGCAATTCGCCAGATGGGATTCCTGACTCTTTCATTCGATCACAGGTTGGTCGATGGAGCGCTGGGCGGGCAGTTTCTGGAGAAGATTGTACAATATTTGGAGAATTTTGACACGAAACAAGTATTTTGA
- the lipA gene encoding lipoyl synthase encodes MVDIDEKILIEDKPKPRRPEWIRAKLPYGENYAKLLHLMRGKGLHTVCEEARCPNLGECWGRGTATFMILGDICTRSCGFCAVKTGRPTELDTDEPHRVAEAVVSMKLRHVVITSVNRDELRDGGASVFAETIRQIRIKEPRCRIEILIPDFKGEKLALDIVVDAAPDVLNHNVETVPRLYSTVRPQAKYERSLEVLKYFKEHRLTTKSGMMVGIGEKPPEVINLMRDLRQSEVDILTIGQYLQPTKEHLPIDRYVTPDEFEMYKQTGLEMGFKYVESGPLVRSSYHADEQIIF; translated from the coding sequence ATGGTCGATATTGACGAGAAGATTTTGATCGAAGATAAGCCGAAGCCACGAAGGCCTGAATGGATTCGGGCAAAACTCCCTTACGGCGAGAACTACGCGAAGTTATTGCACTTGATGAGGGGGAAGGGTCTTCATACGGTTTGTGAAGAAGCACGCTGTCCGAATCTCGGAGAGTGCTGGGGGCGCGGTACAGCTACTTTCATGATACTCGGCGATATCTGCACTCGAAGCTGCGGCTTCTGTGCAGTCAAGACCGGTAGACCGACAGAACTTGACACCGATGAGCCGCACCGCGTCGCTGAAGCGGTCGTATCTATGAAGTTACGGCATGTCGTGATTACATCTGTAAACCGAGATGAGCTTCGTGACGGCGGGGCATCCGTGTTTGCGGAGACAATAAGACAAATCAGAATTAAAGAGCCGAGATGCAGAATCGAAATTCTAATTCCGGATTTTAAGGGAGAGAAGCTCGCACTTGACATCGTGGTCGACGCGGCACCCGATGTCTTGAACCACAATGTGGAAACCGTGCCGCGGCTTTACAGCACCGTCAGGCCGCAAGCGAAGTATGAGCGATCATTGGAAGTTTTGAAATATTTTAAGGAGCATAGACTGACGACGAAAAGCGGAATGATGGTCGGGATAGGTGAAAAACCGCCTGAGGTCATCAATCTGATGAGAGATTTGAGGCAGTCTGAGGTCGATATACTTACCATCGGACAATACTTGCAGCCAACCAAAGAGCATCTTCCGATCGACCGTTATGTTACTCCGGACGAATTCGAAATGTATAAACAGACCGGTCTTGAAATGGGATTCAAGTACGTCGAATCGGGGCCGTTGGTCCGCAGTTCGTATCACGCGGATGAGCAGATTATTTTTTAA
- the pdhA gene encoding pyruvate dehydrogenase (acetyl-transferring) E1 component subunit alpha encodes MSDYAVETNKLRGSKQISKEEYLSLGRNKLIEMFQTMVLIRRFEEAAAKMYSMQKIGGFLHLYIGQEAVAVGTLAAIREDDYIITAYRDHGHALARGTDPKLLMAELFGKYTGTSKGKGGSMHFFDASRNMLGGHAIVAGQVPLGTGIGFKIKYRKEDRVCLTYMGDAAMNQGAFHESLNLASLWKLPVVYIVENNMYGMGTAVERASAVTELYKRGCSYGIEGMVADGMNVFAVYDAAKEAVKKARELSLPTLLEVRTYRYRGHSMSDPDSIYRTKQEVEEEKQRDPIEQMKKFLLDERVATQKEIDDADANAKKVVSGAVEFAEKSPDPPLESMYDDIYS; translated from the coding sequence ATGAGCGATTACGCTGTAGAGACAAATAAATTGAGAGGATCGAAACAAATTTCAAAAGAGGAATATCTAAGCTTAGGAAGAAATAAATTGATTGAAATGTTCCAAACCATGGTTTTGATAAGACGCTTTGAAGAAGCGGCGGCCAAAATGTACAGCATGCAGAAGATCGGAGGCTTTCTTCATCTTTACATAGGGCAGGAAGCCGTTGCGGTGGGGACGCTTGCTGCTATCAGAGAAGATGATTACATCATAACGGCGTATCGCGACCACGGTCACGCGCTTGCCCGCGGCACCGACCCAAAATTGTTGATGGCAGAATTGTTCGGTAAATACACCGGTACCAGCAAAGGCAAAGGTGGTTCGATGCATTTTTTTGATGCGTCGAGAAACATGCTTGGTGGACACGCAATTGTTGCAGGACAAGTTCCGCTTGGAACGGGAATTGGTTTCAAAATCAAGTACAGGAAGGAAGATCGTGTTTGTTTGACATACATGGGAGATGCCGCGATGAATCAAGGGGCGTTCCACGAATCGCTTAATCTTGCCTCACTCTGGAAACTCCCCGTGGTCTACATCGTGGAAAATAATATGTATGGAATGGGCACTGCAGTCGAGCGCGCCTCGGCAGTGACGGAATTATATAAACGCGGGTGTTCCTACGGCATAGAGGGAATGGTCGCCGATGGAATGAATGTGTTCGCAGTTTATGATGCCGCCAAGGAAGCCGTGAAGAAGGCACGTGAACTTAGCCTCCCGACTCTCCTGGAGGTGAGGACATATCGTTATCGCGGGCATTCGATGTCGGACCCGGATTCTATTTACCGGACAAAACAAGAAGTCGAAGAGGAGAAGCAGCGAGATCCGATTGAACAGATGAAAAAGTTTTTGCTCGATGAGAGAGTTGCTACGCAGAAAGAGATTGACGATGCAGATGCCAATGCGAAAAAGGTCGTCTCTGGAGCCGTTGAGTTTGCGGAAAAGAGTCCAGACCCACCGCTTGAATCGATGTACGATGACATCTACTCCTGA
- a CDS encoding pyruvate dehydrogenase complex E1 component subunit beta produces the protein MPEITFREAINQAISEEMERDDSVFVVGEEVAQYQGAYKVTQGLLQRFGPQRVLDAPISESGFTGLGVGAAMVGLRPIVEVMTFNFSLVAFDQIINNAAKMRHMSGGQLKVPLVIRGPNGPAHQLAATHSQALESMYAHVPGLKVVLPGTPKDAKGLLKSAIRDDNPVIFMESEVMYGMKGEVPEGEYTVPLGKTDLKREGKDITIVAYGKMLGAALNAAESLSKDGIEAEILDPMTVRPLDDQPLIDSVKKTNRCVVVTESWPFASVGSEISFRISSKAFDYLDAPVELVSSEDVPMPYSKVLEHEVLPTPQKVIDAAMRALYKK, from the coding sequence ATGCCGGAAATAACATTTAGAGAGGCAATAAATCAAGCAATATCTGAAGAGATGGAACGTGATGATTCCGTCTTCGTTGTGGGCGAGGAGGTAGCGCAATATCAGGGTGCTTATAAAGTCACCCAAGGATTGCTGCAAAGATTCGGCCCCCAACGAGTACTCGATGCGCCTATATCGGAATCAGGTTTTACGGGGCTCGGTGTCGGCGCAGCTATGGTTGGATTGAGACCGATCGTTGAGGTCATGACATTCAATTTCTCTCTGGTCGCATTCGACCAGATCATAAACAATGCCGCGAAGATGCGACATATGTCGGGTGGGCAGTTGAAAGTGCCGTTGGTTATTCGTGGGCCTAATGGACCAGCGCACCAGCTTGCTGCGACACACTCGCAGGCACTCGAGAGTATGTATGCGCATGTCCCAGGGTTGAAAGTGGTTCTACCCGGAACGCCGAAAGATGCAAAGGGACTTCTCAAGTCGGCGATCAGAGATGATAATCCAGTCATCTTCATGGAAAGCGAAGTGATGTACGGCATGAAGGGCGAGGTACCTGAAGGCGAATACACTGTTCCGCTCGGCAAGACTGATCTGAAACGAGAGGGCAAAGATATTACAATCGTAGCTTACGGCAAGATGCTCGGAGCTGCTTTGAATGCGGCAGAGAGTCTTTCGAAGGACGGCATCGAAGCCGAGATTTTGGATCCGATGACAGTACGTCCGCTTGATGACCAGCCGCTCATAGACAGCGTAAAAAAGACGAATCGTTGTGTTGTGGTCACGGAATCGTGGCCGTTCGCAAGTGTCGGGAGCGAGATTTCGTTCAGGATTTCGTCGAAGGCTTTTGATTATCTTGATGCACCGGTTGAGCTGGTTTCTTCTGAAGATGTGCCGATGCCGTATTCAAAAGTTCTGGAGCATGAAGTTCTGCCGACTCCTCAAAAAGTTATTGATGCCGCTATGCGGGCACTTTACAAAAAGTGA